The nucleotide window TTTTCTTATGTTTTCTCACTGGTGAAATTTTTACTGAGGAATCCTATGGAGTATAGATACAGCTGATAATTTGAGCCATTAAAGCTGTGGAAGCTATTCATGGGGTTTTGGGTTCTTTCGTAATGACTCAATCAGCAAAAGAGAAAAATTAAACGATAATGTGAAATCTAAATTAGTGTTGACGTTGGCAGCCAGTAATTTTTATCAAGACAAATTAACCCCTCCTTTGAATGATAATACAAAGCAAAACTACCATAGAGATCAGGAATATTACAACAAAAAACACCAAAATAATTGAAAATTATCTATATTTCTACAATTATGTACATAATTATATGCTTTATGTACATATATTCTCTGAACAGTGAAACCAGCTGCAGCTGAAGAAAAGATGTTGCCGGTACCGGAAACCAGGAAGCCAGGTGCGACTTGTCGTGATGTGGCAGCTGAAGAAAGAGATCGATGCCAGGCATCCAGGAGCGAACCAGCTGCAGCTGAAGAAAAGATGCTGCCGGTACCGGAAACCAGGAAGCCAGGCGCGGCTGTGTCGGTGATGCGCGCAGCTGAAGAAGATCAATGTCTGGAATTGTGAGACAGAACTATTTGGTCATAAAAAAGAACCAGTGGCTTCCTGGTTCTCATTGATTTATGGCCATAATTGGCTCTTATATATGTTTACGTACTTTTTGTTTCCTAGACGTCTTGTTAGTGCTGTCCACTTCAAATAGCTCCTGTCTAACCATTGGATAAACGAATTTATAAAATAGGTATCCAAGTGCAGAGCCTAGGGTGTTTAATATAAGATCATCTACATCAAAGCTTCTGTATGTGAGTCCAATCGCTGATGATATAGTAAACTGTGAGGTTTCTATGATGAGTGAAGCAATAAACCCAGCGATAATAACACGCTTTGCTTGTCTCATTCTGTTGAAAAGAAGAGGAAGAAAACATCCTAATGGGAACAAGAGTATTATATTTCCGCCGAGCTGATATACGGTTACGGATAAACTTGAGCCTGTTAGTGCATCCTTCATGGTGTTAAAAGGTATGAGGTTATTAGTTTCTTGGAAGCCTTCTGCGGCTCTGTCATGAATTAATAAAGGGTCAGTTGGAATTGGAAATAGCGTCATACAAATAACGCCTGTAAGATAAACAAAAGTAGCAAGTATATAAATACTTTTCTCTATTGTATATCTCGGCTTCTTTTGCACAAAAACAGCAAATAAACGATAAACAACAAACAAAACATAAGCGTAAACAACGTACGGAATAATAAAACTATTAAGTAACACTATATCACCCTATTCTTATAATAAGCTGTTACTTAATTGTAAATGTCCCCGTATCCTCCTGTCGATGCTCCATTATTCTTCTTTTTCATAATAAAATAAAATTTCCCTTTAGTTTTATTTCCATAACTGTTTGTAGTTGAACCGTTTTGAGAGAACTTTTTAGAGCCAAGATATTTGGCTTTGCCTTTTTTCTGTTTTCTGTATAGTTCAATGTTAAAAGTGCCACCACTACCACCTGTGTCAGCATGAGTATAAATTTTAATATTACTAGCACCGCGGCTGTACGTTTTAGAAGTAACTTGATGTTTAAACTCAAACCAAAAATCATGCTTTGATGCAGCCAATGCAGCTGGTGCCGTTACAGGGAGTAGTAATGTAAAACTTAGAGCTGAAGAGACTAGAACTTTTTTAATTTTTTTCAAGAAAAAAACCTCCTTTAATATGGTAATCCAAAACAAAATTACCATAGGGATTAAGCGGTTACAACAAAAAATATCAAAATAATTGAATATTCACTAATTCTCTACATTTTATGTGCATAATTACATATTTTATGTACATATGAGATGATATAAGTGTCACCGGCTTAATCTTTTGGAGAAGTAGCATGCAGTCACCATGCCTACAATTTTAATTGGTTGTACATATTTTAAAGAGTTACAGAATAACATAGTAACAGATGAAAACTGTTACGCTGTTACAGTGTTAGTGGGATAATCTCAAATAAGTTGATGTTTAGTTGGGGGGAGAAGATGATATGAAGAAAAAAACGACTAACCAGGTCGAAGAAAGAAAAGTACGTTCGGATAAAAAAACACGAGTTAATCCTTCATTGGATGCAAATACACATGAAAAGCTGAAGAAGTTGGCCATTTCTTGTGATATGACAAAGACACAGTTAGCAGCTGAAATTCTTAAGATGGCGCTCAACAATGAGAGTGTAATTGACTGGTATCAAAAAAAATACAACAAAGACGATTCATATAGAATTATCCTTGCCCGTATTAATGGTGAATTGCATTATTCTTAACCAACTTTCCCCCAGGTGCGGCCAATTTTTTTCCAGAGTTTAAAACAACTAGAACAAAGTTTTTGATTCTTATTATATTTTTCTTTTGACATCCGGACCGTTTTACCACAATGTTTACATTTCATTTTTATGACCTCCCTTTAATAGTATCAGCATTGCCAATAAAACAGATTTTATACAGATTAAGTGGATTCTAATGTTGCTCAGGGCGTCTGTGTTGCAACTAAAAAAAGTTTGTCATGCAATCCTCCCTTAAATGGCATAAAAAAAGAGCCTAGATTAATCCAGGCTCTTAAAAATCATAGTCGTATTCTTCTTCAATAGTTCCAGTGATTTTTTCAGTGATTAACTGACCTTCTTCAATCGTTTCTGAAGCTGACTTTGGATCAGCTGTTTTGTGTTCTACGTAGATCGATCCCTGATCAATTTTCTTCCTCAAATCACGAAATTCTTTCTTCATTTCTTCTCTCATGGCAATTAATTCATCATGAACATGACGATCTTTTTCTCTATTCTGCTGTTCCTCTTTCTGTTGTTGCATGTCCCTTTCTATGAGCTGA belongs to Paenalkalicoccus suaedae and includes:
- a CDS encoding VanZ family protein, which codes for MLLNSFIIPYVVYAYVLFVVYRLFAVFVQKKPRYTIEKSIYILATFVYLTGVICMTLFPIPTDPLLIHDRAAEGFQETNNLIPFNTMKDALTGSSLSVTVYQLGGNIILLFPLGCFLPLLFNRMRQAKRVIIAGFIASLIIETSQFTISSAIGLTYRSFDVDDLILNTLGSALGYLFYKFVYPMVRQELFEVDSTNKTSRKQKVRKHI